The following proteins are encoded in a genomic region of Macrobrachium nipponense isolate FS-2020 chromosome 44, ASM1510439v2, whole genome shotgun sequence:
- the LOC135203902 gene encoding uncharacterized protein LOC135203902, translated as MVMSLINQKLSEGKLYRKVVEHLRKCDYSLEEFFESIDFIIRMLEDDALQRGEKLESDKNNDVSVRPKTKPMQNNSCPFCNERHPPHGCRRVSDVAARRRILLRKGLCFNCLQSGHRSDRCTNPNSCKSCGNNHNTSICDNSSFRKAHSFPSTSSRNNSSLVSNSQATTSHPVVNSTTRQHDRNPRPPKEKVESQPCKSAKVAQTSSVDLPCTILPTAMAEIHHKQGSKRVRLFLDTGSQRSFISAKTAKQLGLPVVGKVALNIAPFGSAEISGQYDVVSCRVEMGNRIVQMKLVVQENVDVPIHNAGYVRVRQHLVGKGVMLADPDSKSDKLRNVHILVGADYFNYFIIGVEKIDGISLFLTHNGMSPYGRVLQWLLEGHKIDHVRTLRVCRVASEPIAFDVDEWWRLDTLGIAPSDQYTVREAEAMRKVSQSVTKKPVGYQVSLPFRSEGRPETNFRNAVAQLDSLQTKFQKDKEYYNQYQGVIDKYLEAGFIYEVKDPKIEGYYMPHFVIKKDSRTTPLRIVFNASSKAKNNKSLNECLLPGPNLVELAYNLLLKFRMNKYAMLADISKAFHRVLLDPRDAKYTRFLWARVAGRALTFAFRVVVFGNHG; from the coding sequence atggtcatgagccttatcaatcagaagttgtcaGAAGGTAAGCTCTATCGAAAAGTGGTCGAACACCTCAGAAAATGCGACTAtagtttagaagaattttttgaatCTATAGACTTCATAATTCGCATGTTGGAAGATGACGCATTACAGCGAGGCGAGAAATTAGAATCTGATAAGAATAACGATGTCAGCGTTAGACCCAAAACGAAACCTATGCAGAATAATTCTTGTCCCTTTTGCAATGAACGGCACCCGCCTCACGGATGCCGCCGAGTAAGTGACGTGGCTGCCAGACGCCGCATTCTACTAAGGAAGGGCCTGTGTTTTAATTGCCTTCAGTCAGGTCACCGTAGTGATAGATGCACTAACCCCAATTCAtgtaaaagttgtggaaataatcataatacttccatttgtgATAATAGCAGCTTCAGAAAAGCACATTCATTTCCCTCCACTTCGTCCCGAAATAATTCCAGTTTAGTAAGTAACAGTCAAGCTACAACCTCCCACCCTGTAGTAAATTCGACGACCAGGCAGCACGATAGAAACCCCCGTCCGcccaaagagaaagtagaatcaCAACCGTGTAAGAGCGCTAAAGTAGCCCAAACGTCTAGTGTAGATCTTCCCTGTACGATTTTGCCAACGGCCATGGCCGAGATCCATCACAAGCAGGGGAGTAAACGGGTTCGCTTGTTTTTGGACACTGGGAGTCAACGAAGCTTTATCTCTGCAAAAACTGCAAAGCAGTTAGGCCTGCCAGTGGTAGGCAAAGTGGCGTTGAACATTGCTCCCTttggttcagcagaaatcagtggCCAGTATGACGTTGTGAGTTGCCGGGTAGAGATGGGTAATAGAATTGTTCAAATGAAACTAGTTGTTCAGGAGAACGTAGACGTCCCGATTCATAACGCAGGTTATGTAAGAGTAAGACAACACCTAGTAGGGAAGGGAGTCATGTTAGCAGATCCTGACAGTAAGAGCGATAAGTTACGGAACGTGCACATTCTTGTGGGTGcagactattttaattatttcattattggagtagaaaagaTCGATGGGATAAGTCTTTTTCTGACCCATAATGGCATGTCGCCATATGGGAGAGTGCTACAGTGGCTATTAGAAGGTCACAAGATAGATCATGTGAGAACACTCAGGGTATGTAGGGTGGCGAGCGAAccaattgcatttgatgttgatgaatggtggcgTTTAGATACATTAGGCATCGCCCCATCCGACCAGTACACTGTCCGCGAAGCGGAAGCCATGCGAAAGGTTTCGCAGAGTGTAACGAAGAAGCCTGTAGGATATCAGGTTAGCTTGCCGTTCCGTTCAGAAGGTAGGCCAGAAACAAACTTTAGAAATGCTGTAGCACAGCTGGATTCGCtgcaaaccaaatttcagaaagacaagGAATACTATAATCAATATCAGGGAGTGATTGACAAATACCTGGAGgcaggatttatatatgaagtaaaagatccaaaaatagaAGGATACTACATGCCGCATTTCGTCATTAAAAAAGATAGCCGCACGACCCCCCTTAGAATCGTATTCAATGCCTCATCcaaagctaagaataataaatccttaaatgaatgcctgttacctgggcctaatttagtagagttggcctataatttgcttctaaagtttcgaatgaataaatacgccatgcttgcagacataagcaaagcatttcatagagtactaTTAGATCCCCGTGATGCCAAATATACAAGATTCCTGTGGGCGAGAGTAGCAGGTCGAGCGCTGACCTTCGCTTTCAGAGTCGTGGTGTTCGGCAATCACGGCTAG